The genomic segment tgggcttacttgccgtggagagctgggagtccgtagatgacaggagctatgtgcatttattgtggagtaagccggagatctgcatttattgtggagtaagccggagatccgcatttattgtggagtaagccggagatctgcatttattgtggagtaagccggagatccgcatttattgttgagtaagccggagatctgcatttattgtggagtaagccggagatccgcatttattgtggagtaagccggagatctgcatttattgtggagtaagccggagatctgcatttattgtggagtaagccggagatccgcatttattgttgagtaagccggagatctgcatttattgtggagtaagccggagatccgcatttattgttgagtaagccggagggttacagtggccatgcgcaataaatgcccgAAGGGTGTCAGGGCGtggtcctcggccggacctcagagGTGCACGGCCGTGGTAGGCGGTcgacaagagtagacctcgaacgTCGGGGTCTTTCTTAGCTTAGAGGTCCCGAGGTCGGTTGTCTTGGTCGTCTTGAGGTCGGATGTTCCGAGGTCGGAtgccgacttcggctgtccggggtcggaggttgtacagCTTCTTAGGAGCATTTATGTCACAGagagaaaaatcttattcccccccgCCCCCCAACAGAGCTAAACATTTTGGTGCCATGGTTGAGCCGTGAATTTGATCCCAAAAGATGTCGGGCTTGGAGGAGACAAGGAGTCAGACGGTTTAAGCACTGACCAAGAAGTCATCAGCGTGCAAGACTTCCGGGGCATCATTCATTACACTCGACACCCTGGAAACTTCTGGGCTCCTTGCGACGAAAAGAGTAGCGGAGGGATTCTTTGCTTGTCCCAGGGGGAGTCCTCCTCAAATCTATCCTTACTAGAAAGCTAAACGAGAGAAGCTGCAAGCATTGAATCAAAGTAATATATACGATTCGAGTCTCGATTCCGAGAAAGCTACCGGACCTTTTCTTATAAGGGCAGCTTCCACCTAGTTTCGTCGCTAtgggcttgtttggttcgcaggaaaaggagggggaaaagtgtggtcaacgggaaagtaatgaaatgcctcttgtttggttggagttttcaaaggagagagatggaaaagttgtattcccatgggaatatgattcccacatttcatgggaaagtctttcccatgagaaacatagaaaagttactttcccatgaggtgggaatcactccttttttattttttcccaaaaagacccttcaacattaaagaagcattaaagaggcattaaagaactaatttttattaagggcataataggaattatacataactttcctaggaaagtggatggtcaaccaaacataagcactttgaaaatttgtcacttttccatggttaaccaaacatgccaaaagtactttcctaggtattctCTTCCTaagaatctgattcccaggaatcatattcctaggagggaaaatactttccgcgaaccaaacgagccctataagTAAACGGCATGGAAACTAAAGAGAATTGGAAGAGGTATCAAACGGAAGCGTTGGACTCGGGGAATCAATCCCACAGCGGACTACGAAGGTCAGCCCATATGAAAGCAATATCCTGACTGCATTCACATATAACTACCACCCTAGCTTTAGCTTGTTGAGTCAATCATAAATAAGTGGCAATTCGGTCGCAAAAGGAAAAGTGGAATTCTCTGTACATATATTTTAGCTGAGACAATGTTCGATGAACATTGGTGCAAGACTTGTACGTCAAAGTCTACGCACACCATGTCCTAATATCTGCATGCATGAGAAGTCAAGCATGCATGTAGACGCATGCTCGTATTTTAAACTTGCCTTCCCTTGTGATAAACGTCCAACTCGCCTGGCTGCAGATCATCAGAAGGTCCAAAGCCTCTCGGTCGATGATTGGCGATGAAGTTCAACCCCGCGTGGCCATCGGTCCAAACAGAGGCCGACGTGCATGAGCCGCCGACCGGCAAACGTTCCACACGGTCGGGCCCCACCGTAATAGATCACTGCATTATCCTTGGCTTCCTTCGGCTCAAGGAACTCTTGACTGGAAGTACCCAGCGATTTCTCCAGCGAGGAGGAAAACTAGCAATACTGTCCCCATCACCATCTCAACGCTTGACCACGTACCAACCACACGTTAAACGCGGTTCTTACTGAGTCTCCTCCTTcaatatactcttttcttcCAATACCTTCTGAACCTTGGTGAATGAGATGCTCCTCGAAGGGCTGCTCCACCAATCCGATCCTCAAATTCTGCCTTGGTGGAAAGGATGGGAGCTTAGTTATCTGCAGGTCttcctctatctctctctccaaAATCGAAACCCAGGTGATGCATAGTCCACGAGCTCTGGTTGTGAAGTCCTGTATGTCTTTCTTGTTCATGTTTGATATGTCGTTCTGTTGATCTCAGAGCAGCCAAGCACCGCCGAGGGAGGGGAAAATAATCATCAGAAGCTCGAGTCTCGTTCTTAGAGATGGATGCGTTAGGATCCAATGCAAGGGATGAGTTCCTGAAGAGAATGGTAGATGATCTATCAGTGCTCATTACTGAGGCTGAAGATGTTGCACTGGAAAAGGGGAGCATTCGGAGATTCTCGGAATATGTAGCCCAGCTGAGGACTCTCCTCCAGGAGCTCCGTGCCAAGAGGGTCCCCGACAAGCTCGAGTGGGAGGCCACGAGTTCTGTGCTGCAGAAATTGCAAGCTGAAGTCAGGAAAGCCGGGGATGTCATCAAGGCCTACAATTCAAGGAGCCGGCTTCAGCTCCTGCTCAAGTGCAAGACCATGCTGTCCCAGCTGCAGCAATCAGCCGACGAGATCGCCAGCACCATTCAGAAACTCTCCTTGGCCAACCTTGATTCGATGCTACAATTGAAATTCAAGGCTGATGAGATCATCCGCGGTATGCAGTCCATCGAATTCAAAACGGCAGCAGCAACTGAGTCCATAGTCTCTGAGATCGAGGAATCCATTGCACAGAATAGCAGGAGCCGAGACCATACAATGAGGCTTTTACATCAGATTGCAGATGCTGTTGGTGCTGCACCAGATGTCTCCCTTGTAAGAAGCGAAATTGCCCTGCTGAAGCaggagaaggaagagatggAAGCTCGAAAGCAGCACGCCGAAGCACTCCAGCTATCACAGCTGATACATCTGTTGTACAGCTCGGAGATGGTCATGAGCCCACCACCGGAAAGCCTCACCATAATGAGCCAACAGGACCACCTGATCAATTCCTTCACATGCCCCCTCAGCGGCGATCTGATGGAAGATCCAGTTGCCATTGTTTGTGGGCATAGCTTTGAGAGGAAGCCCATTCTCGAATACTTCCAAATCGGAATGAGGGAGTGCCCGACCTGCAATAACGAGCTCTCTTCTCTGGATGTAATCCAGAACATCTCGCTACGCAGTTCCATTCAAGAATGGAAGCAGAGAAATGCCAAGCTCAGGCTACACAGTGCAGTATCCCGCTTAGCCTCAGATGATCCCGATGTGGTGAATAGAGCACTTGAGATTCTACTGGCTTTAATGGAGAACACCAGTTACATAGCTGAAGTCTCACAACAAGGTATTGCTGCAAAGCTGGTGGATTTGCTGAAAACCAATGCAGTTGACACCAAGAAAGCTCTCAAGTGCATCTGCCACCTTGCCCATTATTCTGAAGAAAATAAGGTAACTGCTCCGCTTCTACTAAGACTGTTTCTTTGTCCCAAAATTTGTGGCTTACTAATTTCAGATTAACAGGAAGCAATTGCTGCAAAAGGAGTCATCCGTTGCATCGTGAAGCAGTTCTGCAGAGGCGAGACTGAACCAGAAGGCCTCGTTATCTTGTTGGAGCTCTCAGAGAACGAAGTGTTCGCAGAGAGGATCGGAAATACCAAGGACTCCATCCCCTCCTTGGTCTCTCTGCTCCAAAATTCCAATCCAGACATATCTCAGAAAGCCCTGAATGTTCTAGGCAAACTATCCTGCAACAACAAATTTGTCATCAAGATGGCGGAAGCTGGGTACTTTGAACCCTTCCTCGCTTGCTTCCAACAAGGTGAAGCTAATAGCCTTTAATTGAGAAGCATCATGGATGCTTTCTTTACAGTATTACTAACACCTTTTCTGCGGGTTGGATTCAAGTCAGGCAATTCAGAGATCAGAGCTAACATGGCCAAAGAACTGACAGGGATGCACCTATGGGAAAGCACTGCAAGACACTTTGAAAATGAGCAGTTCATCAGTGCACTCACAAAGACATTGTACTCAAGCCCTCAGGACTACAAGTTGAAATGTCTCAGTTGCATCAAAAAGCTCTTGGCCTTCCCCAGATTTGTGAGAAAGTTTCTTTCGGACAAGAACACAATCCCAGCATTGCTTGGCCTAATACACTCGACCATTTCCAACCAGCAGTTGAAGCAGGAAGCCATGGAGATCCTCCTCTCGCTTGTGGGAGCCAGCGAGCCAAATGACTATGAAACCAATCCAAGCTTGGAGGAGCTGCACTCCCAGCACAATATCAATGTCTTCCTCCAACTTGCTTCCACCACCATTACTCAGATCAAGGCTTCCTGCCTTCACCTGCTTCTGCTGATGGCTCAGAAATCAGAAAATGCTCGGCTTCTGATTCGATCCGACCAAAGTGTGATAGCCCACCTCTTCTCTATCCTTGAAGGAGATTCCAGAAGCGATGTGAGGCTGCAAGTGCTGAAGCTGACATGCTGCATTGCTGAAGGCCATCCAGGTGGAGTTCAACTCCCCCCATCTCCTCTAAAAGAGACTGTGATCACCACCCTTCTGAACATCTTCACCAGTTCTACTGACACCGAGGAGAGATCTGCAGCTGCTGGAATCATTGGCCGCCTTCCATCTGATGACACCACCATCAATGAGATGCTCTGCAAGTCAGAAACCCTGAAGGCCATCCATGAGGTGGTCTGTGCCACGGACAGCATGTACGAAGGGATGAGAAGGGAACCACCATTGCCATTGGCTACCAGATCCAATTGCCTATTGGAGAACACCCTTTCAGTCCTGCTACGCTACACTGAGCCAAGCAAGCCAGAGCTCCAGACGCAAGAATCCAAGCTCAAGCTCAGTCCATCTCTCATCCATGTCCTCTCCACAGGCAGCTCTCTCGCCAAGCAGCGGGCGGCCATAGCTCTACACCATCTGTCTCAATCAAGCCATCCAGACACTGAAACCGCTACCGTTAAGGCAGACCAGGCACAAGGCTTCTTCCAATTATTACAGTTCAGAAGGCTCCTCCAGCTCAAGTCATGGTGTGGCTCCTCCACTCCAGGAGTGCATCGGAGCCTCTGTCCTGTCCACAGATCTGCTTGCTCATCTCGACATGCATTGTGCCTTGTCAATGCTGGTGCCGTGGGGCCACTGGTGCAGACAGTGGCGAGCGAGCTGGCATCCAGTGCCTCAGACGCTGCACTAGTGGCACTTGATAGCTTGCTCGAGGATGATGGCGATGTCTCGTCTGCAGCAGCGGTCATAGTGGAGAACCAGGGCATGGAAGCAATTCTAGAGGTGCTGGACAAAGGTTCCCTCTCCACCAAGGAGGTGGCTCTAGACCTCTTCTACAAGATCTTGAAGCATTCAGCAATCACAAGAGAGCAATCTCTGCGGTCAAGAGGGATCCTCATCAGCCTCCTCAGAGTAGATCAGCTGAGGAAAAAAGCAGCTTTGGTGCTCAGCCAGACGGATGTCATTCCgcagcagtcttcatatttctgAAGCTCTCTCAACCAATCATTTGACATTAGATTTTTCACATTTAGAGAAGACAAACACTCTATTTACCAAAAGAATAATTCATTTTTGTACACATGCTGTTGAAAGTAATACGAGAATAATTAGAATAGCTTTAAGCTGATAGCACAAATTCAtaagttaaatattttttaattattagtcAATTCAATGTTGCTAgacaaaattctaattttaagAAGATGGAGGGATATATATGGGGACATCAGCCTAGAAGAAACTCGAATACATCTCTCAATGATATCATGCTTTCCATAAATCTTGTTCTGGGGTCAACGACAACAACCCGCCATACCCCTAATTAGGGAGAAAGACATGTTACCTCGATAGAGTTTTTCATGATCTCGTAAATGGTttgtgtgcatgcatgtgtgcaCACATGTGCATTTCCATGTGTCAACATAGATTCTCTGGCACGTACCTGGATCAGAAAGTGGCTCCAAAATCTCATGGAAAGAAGTTGAATGCAAACAAGTGTGGCATCATCTGCAGCCATTTGCCTGTAATACCTGTTCCAGCGCCTGAAACCAGATACAGTGGAGTGATAACATCAGCTCAGGGAAAATAGCAAAAGACTTTATTACTAAAAATTGGCTTTAAGTATAAGAAAAAATCCCAATTCCTGACTTTTTTTCGCAATGCCATGCAGAACATTTGGTACATCAGTGGTGGTGTGCACCAATATTACAGCATTCATCGTGATTTTAAGACTGTTTCACTATGCATTACAAAAATTCAATGTAATTGCAAGATGTACTTGAAGTGTTACTCCTGATAATGAAAATAAGTTGTTGTGAAGTCAATGTTATTAGCAATTGACGATATGAATGATGACAGATAAAAAGATCTAACTCATTTCCATGAATGGACAGGTCGTAGTTACATAGCTAATTTATTATGAAAGCTAAACACTTCCTTGAAATCTGAATATAGTACCATCTTAGCACTAGAGAGAAGCTACTCTAGGAATTATTTAAAAGGTGCGCTATCAACCTGAGTATGATTAGTGACTAGGTACCAAAATGATATAAGAGGTAGATACAGATAAACCATAATTAATGTATAGACAAGCCAACAGTATAGACTTACTTGCACCATGGTCATCTGATCAAGCTGGATGCAAGCATACATATCATCTTTTGCTAAAGCCATAATGTCACTGCATGACAGAAAACCACATTTACTCCTACATAAATCATATAGAATTGGAAAAATCAGAATGCATAATAATCACTGAATAATTTGCCATCTTAAGCCTCTGCCAGACATCTATGAAGATAGGCTTGCTCAAAACTGCTTCTAAACTGTTGATGAACTCAAGGATAGAAGATTGATAAACACATTTCAAGATCAACCAAATAAAATTGAGCCTTCCTAAGAGTCAGATAAGCCCAAAAGTATATAATTTTTAGGTCTACAGACCTATTAAATTCAAAATAGTGCATAGATTCCTATGTAGTTAGTCATGTATCCACaggggaaagaaagaaaaggtccAATTTGATATGATTCCAAAAAGAAACAACACATGAGAAAGATTTTGGAGCAGCACAGCATCAAATCAGAAGATAAGGCTAGGTAACAAGTAAATGACTTTCTAGTGTTTATGTTGCATTGACTGCACATTTTCCATTTTCTGAATTCCAAGCAGTTATACTTTTCTCCTTTCACAGTATTTTCTAACGTCATTGTAAGTTCGTAACACTTATATACCAGTTTGTTAGCTATCTTTACTTGTATCTGCATGACACATAAACACTGAAATGTGTGTAAATGCAAATAGCCACCTACAAATTTGCGCAGCGAACAACATGGGTGTAAGGGATTTGGAGAGCTAAAGTTCACCAGAAAGACAAAAGTAGGTGCCAGCATCTGGTGTTTTTAGCAAGGTAACTTATCTAGATGTAGTTTATTGAATGAACCACCTCTATGTTACCATTGCTCAAAGATCATTCTGATTGATAGCTTCTACCTAATTTGTATAATATTGTTCTACTGGAAGTTTAAGAGCTATATCCCATACAGAAGGTTCCTGCAAGACTATACATCGATTAAAAGCCTGCATACCCAATCATAGGACAATTACTTCATACATGATACAGAAAAATTGTTTCATAGGCATTTTAACATCCATGATGGAGATCTGCAAACTTACAATATTATATAATGAACTATATGGAAGCATAAGCAAATTATTAGAAAGGTTATACATCATGCATTGTTTGACATGGGAATGATGTCATATATAGTTTGCCTTGATAATAGCCAGTATACCCAATCATGGGAAACCTCTATTATTCCGTCTGAGGGCAGAAGTATGGGGTCTGGGGGCATGTGGCTTGGCAGTGAGGCGTGGATGACACAAAAGAAATTACATAATATTTGCAGGTACTAACAAAGTAAAGTACAAGGATAATTCAATGCGTTGGAGTTATCTGACAATTACCAAAAAATAAGTTAAAAGATGTGGATAAGATAGGTAACAAATGGAAACATACTGTGTGAAAAGAAATGTCATTCACCATTTCCCTGTCTTCTTCAAATGTCACATTGTTCATGGCCCCATACTCATCAATAAGACATGGTTGCCATTCATCAAACTGCCATAAAACATCAACAAGAAAATGGTACTGACATCCACCATAAGACCATATTTTCTATTGACAATCACGGAAACACGTGCAAATAGATAATTATGCATGACTGGACTACAAAAAAAAGCCAAACAACAATAATTTACATAAACCACCAACAATTGTTAGCTCACCTGGTTGGCACCCAACTCCCCATAGGAGAGGCTCTAGGTTCAATCCAAGGTGGTGACAAATAACCACAATatgctaaaaaaaagaaataaaaataaaataactttCCAACACAAATGACAATTAGGAAGAGATTCACTAAATCAGTTAGGAAGAGATTCACTAAATCAGTTAGAAAGGGATCAAACAAACTGATTCCACTCATTAACAAAGTCACATAACATATCAAAATATCCCAAGTTTT from the Phoenix dactylifera cultivar Barhee BC4 chromosome 14, palm_55x_up_171113_PBpolish2nd_filt_p, whole genome shotgun sequence genome contains:
- the LOC103712369 gene encoding U-box domain-containing protein 44-like encodes the protein MDALGSNARDEFLKRMVDDLSVLITEAEDVALEKGSIRRFSEYVAQLRTLLQELRAKRVPDKLEWEATSSVLQKLQAEVRKAGDVIKAYNSRSRLQLLLKCKTMLSQLQQSADEIASTIQKLSLANLDSMLQLKFKADEIIRGMQSIEFKTAAATESIVSEIEESIAQNSRSRDHTMRLLHQIADAVGAAPDVSLVRSEIALLKQEKEEMEARKQHAEALQLSQLIHLLYSSEMVMSPPPESLTIMSQQDHLINSFTCPLSGDLMEDPVAIVCGHSFERKPILEYFQIGMRECPTCNNELSSLDVIQNISLRSSIQEWKQRNAKLRLHSAVSRLASDDPDVVNRALEILLALMENTSYIAEVSQQGIAAKLVDLLKTNAVDTKKALKCICHLAHYSEENKEAIAAKGVIRCIVKQFCRGETEPEGLVILLELSENEVFAERIGNTKDSIPSLVSLLQNSNPDISQKALNVLGKLSCNNKFVIKMAEAGYFEPFLACFQQGNSEIRANMAKELTGMHLWESTARHFENEQFISALTKTLYSSPQDYKLKCLSCIKKLLAFPRFVRKFLSDKNTIPALLGLIHSTISNQQLKQEAMEILLSLVGASEPNDYETNPSLEELHSQHNINVFLQLASTTITQIKASCLHLLLLMAQKSENARLLIRSDQSVIAHLFSILEGDSRSDVRLQVLKLTCCIAEGHPGGVQLPPSPLKETVITTLLNIFTSSTDTEERSAAAGIIGRLPSDDTTINEMLCKSETLKAIHEVVCATDSMYEGMRREPPLPLATRSNCLLENTLSVLLRYTEPSKPELQTQESKLKLSPSLIHVLSTGSSLAKQRAAIALHHLSQSSHPDTETATVKADQAQGFFQLLQFRRLLQLKSWCGSSTPGVHRSLCPVHRSACSSRHALCLVNAGAVGPLVQTVASELASSASDAALVALDSLLEDDGDVSSAAAVIVENQGMEAILEVLDKGSLSTKEVALDLFYKILKHSAITREQSLRSRGILISLLRVDQLRKKAALVLSQTDVIPQQSSYF